The DNA segment ATAACCAGACCCATGTTCTCTCCCATATTATCCAGCAGCATGGGAGCGGGGAAGGGGGTAGGGTACTCATAGCCCTCACGCTTACCGAGGAAACCTTCACAACGTTCTTTGCCAGTAAACAAGGTCAGCAGTTGTTCGCCTTCCTCATTTGTGGCCATCAGACTTTGCACCTTGGACAGAGAATCGCCCGGCTCCAACTTGCGGTTGAGAACCATCCAAAGATTGGCGCGCAAACTAGCTTGAAAAATGGTTCTCAAGGAGACCATACCGTCACGCCCGGACTGGATCAGAAACTCCAGTTCGTTGCGGATTTCAAAATCATCTTCCTTCGGAATGGGGTTTTCTTCAGCCATGCTTGTCTCCTAAACGATAAAGTAGGGTGAATCAGCGGATGGCACGCAGGGCGTGATCCAGATCCGCTTTCAGGTCATCCAGGTCTTCAATACCCACCGAGAGGCGCACCAGGGTGTCGCTGATCCCCAGCTTCTCCCGGTTGGCCTTGGGCACCGAGGCGTGGGTCATGATGGCCGGATGCTCGATCAGGCTCTCCACGCCACCCAGGCTTTCAGCCAGGGCAAACAACTCGGTGTTCTCCAGAAAATCACGCGCCTGGTCCAGGCCGCCCTTGAGCCAGATGGTAATCATTCCACCAAAGGCCTTCATCTGGCGCTTGGCCAAATCATGCTGGGGATGGCTCTCCAGCCCGGGATAGGCCACCTTCTCGACCTCCGGGCGGGCCTCCAACCATTGGGCCAGTTCCAGGGCACTCTCACAATGCCGCTCCATACGCAGGGACAGGGTCTTGAGACCGCGCAACGCCAGGAAGCTGTCAAAGGGGCCGCTGATGGCACCGGCCGAATTCTGCAGAAAGCCCACATCATCCGCCAGTTTCTCATCCTCGCCGATCACCACCACGCCACCGACCATATCGGAATGACCATTGAGATACTTGGTGGCCGAGTGCATCACCATGTCGATGCCATGGGTGATGGGCTGCTGCACATAGGGGGTGGCAAAGGTGTTGTCCGCCACGGTCAGAATGCCGTGCTTCTTGCCGATGGCGGCAATGGCGTCCAGATCCACCAGTTTCAGCACGGGGTTGGTGGGGGTCTCCACCCAGATCATCCGGGTTTCCGGACGGATAGCCGCTTCCACGGCCGCCGGATCGCGCATGTCCACGAAGCTGAAATCCAGACCGGCGGAGCGCTTGCGGACATTCTCGAACAGGCGATAAGTGCCACCGTAGAGATCATCCATGCAGATTACATGGCTACCGGAATCCAGCAGTTCCAGAATCGTGGCGGTGGCCGCCATGCCGGAGGCAAAGGCGTAGCCGCGGATCCCTTCCTCCAGGTCCGCGACGCAAGCCTCGTAGGCGGCGCGGGTCGGGTTCTGGGTACGGGAATACTCATAGCCCTGGTGCTCGCCGGGACTGGACTGCACATAAGTGGAGCTTGCGTAGATGGGGGTCATGATGGCGCCGGTACTCGGATCCGGTTTCTGGCCCGCATGAATGCCCCGCGTGGCCAGGCCATGGCGCTTTTTCTCAGACATAAACCTTCCTTAATCCTTGATGGTATTGCCCCGGCGCAGATAACCCAGCAGATCACTGCGGGTCACCATGCCGAGAAACTGTGATTCGTGAACCACCGCCAGGGCGGTGTCGATTTCCAGCCGTTCAGCCAGGTGGGGAATGGGCAAATCCACTTCCACGGAGGGAAAACCGGGATTCATCACTTCACCCACCGGGCGATCAAAGCCCTGCCCGGATTCCCGGATTCCCCGGATCAGGTCGCCTTCATTGAGCCCGCCCAGCATGCGATCCCCTTCCACCACCGGCAGCTGGGAAAAGCCGTTATCCCGCATGCGCTTGTGGGCGGTGGCCACGGTATCCTGACGGGAGACGGCCACGGTGGCCCTATCCTCGTGGGGCCGGCTGATGAGATCCCGCAGATCCCCGTAACGTTCCCGCTCGATAAAGCCCTGTTCCCACATCCAGTAATCGTTGTACAGGCGGGAGATGTAACGATTGCCGGTGTCACAGGCCAAGGTCACCACATTCTTGGGCTCGCTCTGATCCCGGCAGTAGCGCAGGGCCGCCGCCAGCAAGGTACCGGAAGATGAACCGGCCATGATGCCTTCCTCGGACAAGAGCTGGCGGGCAGTGAGAAAGGCCTCCTTGTCGGGCACCGAATAGGCCTTTTTGACAAAGCTCAGGTCCGCCACATCGGGGATGAAATCCTCACCGATGCCTTCCACCTGCCAGGAGCCGGCCTCCCCCATTTCCCCTTCATTGATATAGCGGGTCAGGACCGAACCTTCCGGGTCGGCCACGATCAGCTCCACATGGGGGGCATGTTCACGAAACCAGCGCCCCAGGCCGGTCACGGTGCCGCTGCTACCCACACCGATGACCACTGCATCCACCTTGCCGTCCAGCTGTTCATAGATTTCCGGTGCGGTGGTCCGCTCGTGGGCCAGGGCATTGTCCGGATTGCCGAACTGATTGATGAAATAGGCATTGCGCTCTTCGGCAATGCGCAGGGCCATATCCTGGTAGTACTCGGGGTGGCCCTTGGCCACGTCCGAGCGGGTCAGAATCACTTCCGCCCCCATGGCCCGGCAACTGGCGATCTTTTCCGGGCTCATTTTGTCGGGAATGATCAGCACCAGGGGATAGCCCTTCTGACGGGCCACCAGGGCCAGGGCCAGGCCGGTATTACCGGCGGTGCCTTCCACGATGGTCTCGCCGGGCTTGAGGTCGCCTCGTTTCTCGGCCTCCTCGATCATGGTCCGGGCAATCCGGTCCTTGACCGAGTGGGCGGGATTATTCAGTTCCAGCTTGGCAAAAAGGCGACATGAACCCGTGTCCAGTCGCTTCAGTTCCAGCATGGGAGTGCGCCCGATCATTTCCAGCGCATTTTGATAAATCTGCATGCTTCCTCCACCGGCGCACGACAAAGCCGCTTATTGTACGCCAAGCGGCCCTGAGACGGTAAACTGTGCCCATGAATAACTCCTCATCCAAGCGCCTGGACCAGTTGCAGCAGTGGGCTGTACGGGAACTGAGCGGAGTCAGCGACGAACCCCGGCTGGAGGCCCGTATCCTGCTTGCTCACGCCAGCGGCCTGGGCAACACCACCCTGATTGCCTTCCCCGAGCGGGAGGTGAGCGAAACGCAAGCGCGGTCCTTTCAGGCCCTGGTCAGACGACGTGCCCAGGGGGAGCCGGTGGCCTACCTGACTGAAGGGCGAGCATTTTGGACCCTGAACTTGAAAGTCGGGCCCGCCACGCTCATCCCCCGGCCGGAAACCGAACGCCTGGTGGAGCTGGCCGTTGAGAAACTGCCCCGGGAAGGCGTACGGGCCCTGGACATGGGCACCGGCAGCGGCGCCATCGCGCTTGCCCTGGCCAGCGAACGCCCTGCCTGGACGGTACTGGCCAGTGAAATTAACCCCGACACCTTGGCAATGGCCCGGGAGAACGCCCGAAACCTGGGGCTGACCATCGAGCTTATCCAGTCGGACTGGTTCGAGGCCATCCAGGAAAGGGAGCTGGACCTGATCGTCTCCAACCCCCCTTATATCCCCGACAACGACCCGCATCTGGGCCAAGGCGATCTTCGCTTCGAGCCCAGTGGCGCCCTGGCGGCCGGGGCCGATGGCCTGCGAGACATCCGTCGCCTGGTCGAGGACAGCCCCCACCATCTTCGCTCGGGAGGCTTTCTGATGCTGGAACACGGCTTTGACCAGGACCAGGCCGTTCGCGAGCTGTTGGAAGGGGCAGGCTTTTGCCGGATCGAGACCCACAAGGATCTGGCCGGGCACCCGCGGATCACTACTGCCTGCTTGTACAAGTAATAGTTGTACAAGCAGGCAAATTAAGGCAACTTTCTGCTCAACCAAGGGTTTCCCCCTTGAATGGGCAAAATTTTCACCGAAAAAACGACACAATTCACTTGTAATCGTACAAGTATAGTATAGGCTTTGAACTGTGCTCCACAGCCATGTGGGCACCGCCGGATCCGGGTAGCTCCCCCCTGCCCCATCCGGTGGCCGACGGCAAGAAGCACACAAAACGTCGGCGATTAGAAGAAGCCGGGACAACCGGCCACCCTTCCGACAGGCGAACGCTGCAAGGATGCAGATGATGCAAGCAACTCCCCACCGGGACCCTTACCCCAGGGTCCCGTTTTTTTTGGCGTTACAATGGGGGGATGGATACCATTCGCTATGCACGCCATCACGCCCTGCCGGGCTTCGGAGAGGCGGCCCAGGACCGGCTTGGACAAGCCCGCGTCCTATTGCTGGGCGCCGGGGGGCTGGGATGCGCCACCGCCGCCTATCTCACCGCCAGCGGCGTGGGTGAACTTCGAATCGCCGACTTCGACACCGTCGATCTGGCCAATCTTCAACGCCAGATTCTCTACCGCAGCGAGCAAACGGGCCAGGATAAAGTCGATGCGGCCATGACCCACCTCTCGGCCCTGAACCCTGAGATCCGGCTCATCGCCCTGCGCGAAAGAATGGACGAGGATTCCCTGCGCGCGCAGGCCGCCGAGGTGGACCTGATCGTGGATGGCTGCGATA comes from the Natronospira proteinivora genome and includes:
- a CDS encoding SseB family protein, translated to MAEENPIPKEDDFEIRNELEFLIQSGRDGMVSLRTIFQASLRANLWMVLNRKLEPGDSLSKVQSLMATNEEGEQLLTLFTGKERCEGFLGKREGYEYPTPFPAPMLLDNMGENMGLVINPGLPVGIQISAEGVKTLKREVGRGWLENIPEAPEGDEQQQIQ
- a CDS encoding cystathionine gamma-synthase, with translation MSEKKRHGLATRGIHAGQKPDPSTGAIMTPIYASSTYVQSSPGEHQGYEYSRTQNPTRAAYEACVADLEEGIRGYAFASGMAATATILELLDSGSHVICMDDLYGGTYRLFENVRKRSAGLDFSFVDMRDPAAVEAAIRPETRMIWVETPTNPVLKLVDLDAIAAIGKKHGILTVADNTFATPYVQQPITHGIDMVMHSATKYLNGHSDMVGGVVVIGEDEKLADDVGFLQNSAGAISGPFDSFLALRGLKTLSLRMERHCESALELAQWLEARPEVEKVAYPGLESHPQHDLAKRQMKAFGGMITIWLKGGLDQARDFLENTELFALAESLGGVESLIEHPAIMTHASVPKANREKLGISDTLVRLSVGIEDLDDLKADLDHALRAIR
- a CDS encoding pyridoxal-phosphate dependent enzyme; the encoded protein is MQIYQNALEMIGRTPMLELKRLDTGSCRLFAKLELNNPAHSVKDRIARTMIEEAEKRGDLKPGETIVEGTAGNTGLALALVARQKGYPLVLIIPDKMSPEKIASCRAMGAEVILTRSDVAKGHPEYYQDMALRIAEERNAYFINQFGNPDNALAHERTTAPEIYEQLDGKVDAVVIGVGSSGTVTGLGRWFREHAPHVELIVADPEGSVLTRYINEGEMGEAGSWQVEGIGEDFIPDVADLSFVKKAYSVPDKEAFLTARQLLSEEGIMAGSSSGTLLAAALRYCRDQSEPKNVVTLACDTGNRYISRLYNDYWMWEQGFIERERYGDLRDLISRPHEDRATVAVSRQDTVATAHKRMRDNGFSQLPVVEGDRMLGGLNEGDLIRGIRESGQGFDRPVGEVMNPGFPSVEVDLPIPHLAERLEIDTALAVVHESQFLGMVTRSDLLGYLRRGNTIKD
- the prmC gene encoding peptide chain release factor N(5)-glutamine methyltransferase; the encoded protein is MNNSSSKRLDQLQQWAVRELSGVSDEPRLEARILLAHASGLGNTTLIAFPEREVSETQARSFQALVRRRAQGEPVAYLTEGRAFWTLNLKVGPATLIPRPETERLVELAVEKLPREGVRALDMGTGSGAIALALASERPAWTVLASEINPDTLAMARENARNLGLTIELIQSDWFEAIQERELDLIVSNPPYIPDNDPHLGQGDLRFEPSGALAAGADGLRDIRRLVEDSPHHLRSGGFLMLEHGFDQDQAVRELLEGAGFCRIETHKDLAGHPRITTACLYK
- a CDS encoding HesA/MoeB/ThiF family protein produces the protein MDTIRYARHHALPGFGEAAQDRLGQARVLLLGAGGLGCATAAYLTASGVGELRIADFDTVDLANLQRQILYRSEQTGQDKVDAAMTHLSALNPEIRLIALRERMDEDSLRAQAAEVDLIVDGCDNFPTRFAANRAAVATGTPLVSGAAIRWQGQLAVFTPDTGCYACLFEETAVEEDMGNCAQNGVLSPLVGVVGSLQAVEAIKLLTGQGRHTAGRLLRYDAFSGEWRQSRFAKDPNCPVCGDPA